A single region of the Solwaraspora sp. WMMD791 genome encodes:
- a CDS encoding SigE family RNA polymerase sigma factor has product MTHQHDTAHQAFDAFVRRERDGLFRAAYLLTGDRHHAEDLVQTALARMVRRWGTVDEPAAYVRRVLYTQFVSWWRRRRSRGVETLVADVPESHAPPPAEPELAMVLAAALDRLTPRQRAVLVLRFYEDRTESDTAVLLGCRVGTVKSQTRHALQRLRQVAPELADFATRRVEVAP; this is encoded by the coding sequence GTGACCCACCAGCACGACACGGCACACCAGGCGTTCGACGCCTTCGTCCGCCGCGAGCGCGACGGACTGTTCCGGGCGGCGTACCTGCTCACCGGCGACCGCCACCACGCCGAGGACCTGGTGCAGACCGCGCTCGCCCGGATGGTGCGCCGCTGGGGCACGGTCGACGAACCGGCCGCGTACGTCCGCCGGGTGCTCTACACGCAGTTCGTCAGCTGGTGGCGGCGCAGGCGCAGCCGGGGCGTCGAGACGCTCGTGGCCGACGTACCGGAGTCACACGCGCCGCCGCCGGCCGAGCCCGAACTGGCGATGGTGCTGGCGGCCGCCCTGGACCGGCTGACGCCACGCCAGCGGGCGGTGCTCGTGCTCCGGTTCTACGAGGACCGCACCGAATCCGACACGGCGGTCCTGCTCGGCTGCCGGGTCGGGACCGTCAAGAGCCAGACCCGGCACGCGCTCCAGCGGCTGCGTCAGGTGGCGCCGGAGCTGGCCGATTTCGCGACCCGCCGGGTGGAGGTGGCACCATGA
- a CDS encoding SigE family RNA polymerase sigma factor: protein MTPEDEDEFREFVASRMGALRNLAFLTCGNWHAAEDAVANALSKLYPRWGRLDHPDSYARTMVIRAAIDEVRRPWWRRERLVGDVMPDLPHADPSGAVDDRIRIRTALRAVPVRQRAVLILRFYLDLTAEDAGKVLGVRAGTVRSQTARGLAKLQAALAAEGVVLEGITEHEEWADANAGSGGSCDVRVTTAALQR, encoded by the coding sequence GTGACACCAGAGGACGAAGATGAATTCCGTGAGTTCGTGGCGTCCCGGATGGGCGCGCTGCGGAACCTGGCGTTCCTGACCTGCGGGAACTGGCACGCCGCCGAGGACGCGGTCGCCAACGCACTGTCGAAGCTGTATCCGCGCTGGGGACGCCTCGACCACCCGGACAGCTACGCCCGGACCATGGTCATCCGGGCCGCGATCGACGAGGTCCGTCGGCCGTGGTGGCGCCGTGAACGGCTGGTGGGAGATGTCATGCCCGATCTCCCCCACGCCGACCCGAGTGGAGCCGTCGACGACCGGATTCGGATCCGTACGGCGCTGCGCGCGGTGCCGGTCCGCCAACGGGCCGTGCTGATACTGCGGTTCTACCTCGACCTGACCGCCGAGGACGCGGGAAAGGTCCTCGGCGTACGCGCTGGCACGGTCCGGAGCCAGACGGCCAGGGGCCTGGCGAAGCTACAGGCGGCTCTCGCCGCCGAAGGAGTGGTCCTGGAAGGGATTACGGAGCATGAGGAGTGGGCCGATGCGAATGCAGGATCTGGTGGATCTTGCGACGTCAGAGTCACCACCGCCGCGCTACAGCGTTGA
- a CDS encoding glycoside hydrolase family 6 protein, translating into MDWNPYNDELSFASAMRGRLVAAGFDPDIGVVVETSRNGWGGPTRPTGPSTSPNRDVFVDQSRIDRRFSKASYCNQTGAVLGERPTAAPAAGDWFPAQFQQLMQYAYPPL; encoded by the coding sequence ATCGACTGGAACCCGTACAACGACGAACTGTCGTTCGCCAGCGCGATGCGCGGCCGGCTGGTCGCGGCCGGCTTCGACCCGGACATCGGCGTCGTGGTCGAGACCTCCCGCAACGGCTGGGGCGGCCCGACCCGCCCGACCGGCCCGTCCACGTCACCGAACCGGGACGTCTTCGTCGACCAGTCCCGCATCGACCGGCGCTTCAGCAAGGCCAGCTACTGCAACCAGACCGGCGCCGTGCTCGGCGAGCGGCCGACCGCCGCGCCGGCCGCCGGCGACTGGTTCCCGGCCCAGTTCCAGCAACTGATGCAGTACGCCTACCCGCCACTGTGA
- a CDS encoding alpha/beta fold hydrolase — translation MTAHDVEIDAEGVTLRGRLFPPDGDGPYPVVVLQGGLGGPAESMYPLVTPFTDAGIACLAYDHRNTGLSDGEPRQQFDPWRQCRDLRHVITWLRMHPLVDGDRIGLWGISIGGANTLFVTALDKRVRASVVLIPPVSGISARRLQPADTMAQLEARIPADREAQYRGEPAQVMRLHGIPAPDDPVMFSDHAGIEFVEQMLKNVPSFRNAITLSTLDYLFEMEVTAYAERITQPLLMVLAEQDTVAPVDEAKAMYDRVPEPKVLIEYPGEHYEILSNHLPEILQRSADWLATTLRGSRT, via the coding sequence ATGACAGCTCACGACGTCGAGATCGACGCCGAAGGTGTCACCCTGCGTGGCCGGCTGTTCCCTCCCGACGGCGACGGGCCCTATCCCGTCGTGGTCCTGCAGGGAGGTCTCGGCGGCCCAGCGGAGTCCATGTACCCGCTCGTCACACCGTTCACCGACGCCGGTATCGCCTGCCTTGCCTACGACCACCGCAACACCGGCCTCAGCGACGGCGAACCACGGCAGCAGTTCGACCCCTGGCGGCAGTGCCGCGACCTCAGGCACGTGATCACCTGGCTGCGCATGCACCCCCTCGTCGACGGTGACCGGATCGGTCTCTGGGGCATCAGCATCGGCGGCGCCAACACCTTGTTCGTCACCGCCCTCGACAAACGGGTCCGAGCCTCGGTCGTGCTGATCCCACCGGTCAGTGGCATCTCCGCCCGCCGGCTGCAGCCCGCCGATACCATGGCCCAGTTGGAGGCACGCATCCCGGCGGACCGCGAAGCCCAGTATCGCGGCGAACCCGCGCAGGTCATGCGGCTGCACGGTATCCCGGCCCCGGACGACCCCGTGATGTTCTCCGACCATGCCGGAATCGAGTTCGTGGAGCAGATGCTCAAGAACGTTCCGAGCTTCCGCAACGCGATCACGCTCTCCACCCTCGACTACCTCTTCGAGATGGAAGTGACCGCCTACGCCGAACGCATCACCCAGCCGCTGCTCATGGTGCTCGCCGAGCAGGACACCGTGGCACCGGTCGACGAGGCCAAGGCGATGTACGACCGCGTACCCGAACCCAAAGTGTTGATCGAGTACCCGGGCGAACACTACGAAATCCTGTCCAACCACCTACCGGAGATCCTGCAACGGAGCGCGGACTGGCTGGCAACCACACTGCGCGGGTCGCGCACATGA
- a CDS encoding FAD-dependent monooxygenase, which yields MNAQVLISGGGIGGLALAQGLTRHGFDVRLFERNLTGGNAGYRLHMNADGGNALQALLPPDLYQLYQHTSRADPRREQFLMLDEQLRTLGARPHIGPPNVGALRHTAVHRWTLRQILSAGLSNVIEAATVTGYEERGDRVAVLLEDGSTAEGDLLVAADGVNSPIRRQMLPQIRTMDTGLRAIYGRSPLTDDIAQTLQGQLFDGFVVIFSRLLLDNGVLALGAFQPRMPYQEATARFAPQVELSPIEPYMMLGASVPRVVTDRLGIDLDTAAQSDLRRAMRAQVEGWHPDVVGLVERAPESDMFVTAMRYLEPIPPWPSGRVTLLGDAIHAMPPSLGAGANLALRDAALLAERLAEAPDSGPALVRAVAAYEQQMRDYDYPILRKAITREGAASGFTPLGLIRLARLVGPVNLARKALEDRRASFATSPRPVEESGAQP from the coding sequence GTGAACGCACAGGTTCTGATCTCCGGCGGAGGGATCGGTGGACTGGCCCTGGCGCAGGGCCTGACCCGACACGGCTTCGATGTCCGCCTCTTCGAGCGCAACCTCACAGGCGGAAACGCCGGGTACCGCCTGCATATGAACGCTGACGGCGGCAACGCTCTCCAGGCCCTGCTACCGCCCGACCTGTATCAGCTGTACCAGCACACCTCGCGGGCCGACCCGCGCCGGGAGCAGTTTCTGATGCTCGACGAGCAGCTCCGGACCTTGGGCGCACGCCCGCACATCGGGCCACCCAACGTCGGCGCGCTGCGACACACCGCGGTCCACCGCTGGACCCTGCGCCAGATCCTCTCCGCCGGGCTGTCAAACGTGATCGAGGCCGCGACGGTCACCGGCTACGAGGAACGCGGTGACCGCGTCGCGGTCCTGCTCGAGGACGGGTCCACGGCCGAAGGGGACCTGCTGGTGGCCGCGGACGGCGTCAACTCACCGATCCGGCGGCAGATGCTGCCGCAGATCCGCACCATGGACACGGGCCTCCGCGCGATCTACGGCCGATCCCCGCTGACCGACGACATCGCCCAGACCCTGCAAGGACAACTGTTCGACGGATTCGTGGTGATCTTCAGTCGGCTGCTGTTGGACAACGGTGTCCTCGCACTTGGCGCGTTCCAGCCCCGGATGCCGTACCAGGAAGCGACCGCCCGATTCGCCCCGCAGGTCGAACTGTCGCCCATCGAGCCGTACATGATGCTCGGCGCGTCGGTGCCGCGAGTCGTCACTGACCGGCTCGGCATCGACCTGGACACGGCCGCCCAGTCCGACCTGCGACGAGCGATGCGCGCCCAGGTCGAAGGCTGGCATCCCGATGTGGTCGGCCTGGTAGAGCGTGCGCCCGAGAGCGACATGTTCGTCACCGCAATGCGATACCTCGAGCCGATCCCACCCTGGCCTTCCGGCCGGGTCACCCTGCTTGGTGACGCGATCCACGCGATGCCGCCCAGCCTGGGGGCCGGCGCCAACCTCGCCCTGCGCGACGCCGCTCTGCTGGCCGAACGGCTCGCCGAGGCTCCCGACTCCGGTCCCGCCCTCGTACGCGCCGTCGCCGCCTACGAACAGCAGATGCGCGACTACGACTATCCGATCCTGCGGAAGGCCATCACACGGGAGGGTGCCGCCTCCGGCTTCACCCCGCTCGGCCTCATCCGCTTGGCCCGACTTGTCGGGCCGGTCAATCTCGCTCGCAAGGCCCTCGAGGACCGTAGGGCGAGCTTCGCCACCTCACCCCGTCCCGTTGAAGAGTCTGGAGCCCAACCATGA
- a CDS encoding TetR/AcrR family transcriptional regulator, whose amino-acid sequence MTASNRSAAASPDAAQPSLRDQRKQSTRDQIIAAARDAFTQDGYRSTTISEIARRARVGRATFYMHFSGKAELADEIARSINPVMARHLRSLADEPPTLDRIERWLTELVQLLRSLGPIPAVVNEAVGYNRVLARVMMDSLREIADRLADDLTRAGHLPDDPDRGQLAALLLATADLAGLMFGPEPEPSDAQNLADLARLWHRVLH is encoded by the coding sequence GTGACAGCGTCTAACCGATCAGCAGCCGCGTCCCCCGACGCTGCCCAGCCGTCCCTGCGCGACCAGCGCAAGCAAAGCACTCGCGACCAGATCATCGCGGCTGCCCGCGACGCGTTCACCCAGGACGGATACCGCAGCACCACCATCAGCGAGATCGCCCGGCGAGCCAGAGTCGGCCGGGCGACCTTCTATATGCACTTCTCCGGCAAGGCCGAGCTGGCCGACGAGATCGCCCGCTCGATCAACCCGGTGATGGCGCGCCACCTCAGGTCGCTGGCCGACGAGCCCCCGACCCTCGATCGGATCGAGCGATGGCTGACCGAGCTGGTCCAGCTTTTGCGCTCCCTCGGCCCCATTCCCGCCGTGGTGAACGAGGCCGTCGGCTACAACCGCGTGCTCGCGAGAGTCATGATGGATTCGTTGCGTGAGATTGCCGACCGGTTGGCCGACGATCTCACTCGGGCCGGGCACCTCCCCGACGACCCGGACCGCGGGCAACTCGCTGCGTTGCTCCTGGCCACCGCTGATCTCGCCGGCCTCATGTTCGGACCCGAGCCCGAACCCTCCGACGCGCAGAATCTGGCCGACCTCGCCCGGCTCTGGCACCGGGTGCTCCACTGA